One segment of Marvinbryantia formatexigens DSM 14469 DNA contains the following:
- the malQ gene encoding 4-alpha-glucanotransferase — protein MKRQCGMLLPIASLPSEYGIGSFSKEAYAFVDMLHETGQSLWQVLPIGPTGYGDSPYQSFSTFAGNPYFIDLEQVIRDGLLTEEECQSFDWGSDPEIIEYDRIYASRFQILRKAYGRYHTKEDREFLEFQQKNSFWLEDYALFMAIKDSRGGQCWAQWDEDIRMRRPEAVKKYREELAEDIAFYMFVQYLFQKQWLALKRYANERQVKIIGDIPIYVSFDSVDVWANPELFQLDEAHMPVAVAGCPPDAFAADGQLWGNPLYAWDYHKKTGYRWWIDRMRALYELFDIVRIDHFRGFDQYYSIPYGDKTAVNGHWEQGIGADLFKEIKKALGDTEIIAEDLGYVTDSVRQLLRDTGYPGMKILQFAFDSREEGCYMPYKYPRNCVVYTGTHDNDTVRGWYQSISENDRALAQLYMNNKNTPDEQIHWDYICCALATVADICIIPVQDYLGLGSEARINIPSVPSGNWKWRMKKEAFTPELKKKIRSLAEVYGRY, from the coding sequence ATGAAAAGACAATGCGGTATGCTGCTACCGATAGCCAGTCTGCCATCTGAATACGGAATCGGGTCTTTCTCAAAAGAGGCATATGCTTTTGTGGATATGCTGCATGAGACGGGGCAGAGCCTCTGGCAGGTTCTGCCAATCGGACCGACGGGCTACGGGGATTCTCCCTATCAGTCGTTTTCCACATTTGCGGGCAATCCGTATTTTATCGATCTGGAGCAGGTGATCCGGGACGGGCTTCTGACGGAAGAGGAATGCCAAAGCTTTGACTGGGGCAGCGATCCGGAGATAATAGAGTATGACAGAATTTATGCTTCCCGCTTTCAGATTCTCAGAAAGGCGTACGGGCGCTATCATACAAAGGAAGACAGGGAGTTCCTGGAATTTCAGCAGAAAAACAGCTTCTGGCTGGAGGACTATGCGCTGTTTATGGCGATTAAGGACAGCCGCGGCGGACAGTGCTGGGCGCAGTGGGATGAGGATATCCGGATGAGAAGACCGGAGGCGGTAAAGAAGTACAGGGAAGAGCTGGCGGAAGATATTGCATTTTACATGTTTGTGCAGTATCTGTTCCAGAAACAGTGGCTGGCGCTGAAACGCTACGCAAATGAGCGGCAGGTAAAGATTATCGGAGATATTCCCATCTATGTGTCTTTTGACAGCGTGGATGTGTGGGCAAATCCGGAGCTGTTCCAGCTCGATGAGGCGCATATGCCGGTGGCGGTTGCCGGCTGCCCGCCGGATGCTTTTGCGGCGGACGGACAGCTCTGGGGAAATCCGCTGTATGCATGGGATTATCACAAAAAGACCGGGTACCGCTGGTGGATCGACAGAATGCGGGCCCTGTATGAATTGTTTGATATTGTGCGCATCGACCATTTCCGCGGCTTCGACCAGTATTACTCCATCCCGTACGGCGATAAGACGGCTGTCAACGGGCACTGGGAGCAGGGAATCGGCGCGGATTTGTTTAAGGAGATTAAAAAGGCGCTGGGCGATACGGAAATCATTGCGGAGGACCTCGGCTACGTGACGGATTCTGTCCGGCAGCTTCTGCGGGACACCGGCTATCCGGGCATGAAGATTCTGCAGTTTGCATTTGATTCGCGGGAAGAGGGCTGCTATATGCCGTATAAATATCCAAGAAATTGTGTGGTTTATACGGGTACGCACGACAATGACACCGTCCGGGGATGGTATCAGAGTATCAGCGAAAACGACCGCGCGCTTGCACAGCTTTATATGAACAATAAAAACACGCCGGACGAACAGATTCACTGGGATTACATCTGCTGCGCGCTGGCGACGGTGGCGGACATCTGCATCATACCGGTACAGGACTATCTTGGACTTGGAAGCGAAGCGAGAATCAATATTCCGTCGGTTCCTTCGGGAAACTGGAAATGGCGTATGAAAAAAGAGGCGTTTACGCCGGAATTAAAGAAGAAAATCCGGTCCCTTGCCGAAGTGTATGGAAGATATTGA
- a CDS encoding TetR/AcrR family transcriptional regulator, giving the protein MDKRTQENMRVKMCITDALFDLMQEKSISDITVTEIIRRAGVARASYYRNYDSKEDVLVTLIRDVLEHFRLTMDYDLADGITREHVARCFAFFKEFGTYALNLYKSGFAALMLEELNQFHEMIAGTMPASSIERYELYMYMGALFNTAMSWLQSGAKESPEAMAEMFCRCARAHPQVRTLHSLQSP; this is encoded by the coding sequence ATGGATAAAAGAACACAGGAGAACATGCGCGTAAAAATGTGCATTACCGATGCGCTGTTTGATTTGATGCAGGAGAAGAGTATTTCTGATATCACCGTGACGGAGATTATCCGCAGGGCAGGCGTGGCGCGGGCGTCCTACTACCGGAATTACGATTCGAAGGAGGACGTGCTGGTAACGCTGATACGGGACGTTCTGGAGCATTTCCGGCTGACGATGGATTATGACCTTGCCGATGGCATCACCCGTGAGCATGTGGCGCGCTGCTTCGCATTTTTTAAAGAGTTTGGAACGTATGCGCTGAATCTTTACAAATCCGGTTTTGCCGCGCTGATGCTGGAGGAGCTGAACCAGTTTCATGAAATGATTGCCGGCACGATGCCCGCCAGCTCCATTGAGCGCTATGAACTGTATATGTATATGGGCGCGCTGTTTAATACGGCGATGAGCTGGCTTCAAAGCGGGGCGAAGGAAAGTCCGGAGGCGATGGCGGAAATGTTCTGCCGCTGCGCGCGGGCGCATCCGCAAGTCAGGACTTTGCATTCACTGCAAAGTCCGTAA
- a CDS encoding AraC family transcriptional regulator has product MNNWTSIRTDDTLKETVQHGNAAYPFAYYLENIWDFDFHCMDWHWHHELEFISVVEGTAICYAGTDMLKVPAGCGMFINSSVLHRFEATASALIPNIVFSPGLLAPENSLIYQKYILPVLHSRISWQLFSPQIAWQGQILDILAQIYRLQEQETDTELATLRLLLKLWDILVRNLDIPDGEKALARPDHRQARLQIMMQYIHDNYRTELTLEQIASAASVSKSSALQIFHSGIHLSPVAYLIQYRLTQAAGLLYTTRKPVSAIAQETGFASAGYFCRKFKERYQMSPKEYRAKKV; this is encoded by the coding sequence ATGAATAACTGGACATCTATCAGGACCGATGACACCCTTAAAGAAACAGTACAGCACGGAAATGCCGCTTACCCGTTCGCCTATTATCTGGAAAATATCTGGGATTTTGATTTTCACTGCATGGACTGGCACTGGCACCATGAACTGGAATTTATTTCCGTTGTGGAGGGCACCGCTATCTGCTATGCCGGAACGGACATGCTGAAGGTTCCAGCCGGATGCGGCATGTTTATCAACAGCAGCGTGCTGCACCGCTTCGAAGCCACCGCCAGCGCTCTGATTCCAAATATTGTTTTTTCGCCCGGTCTGCTTGCCCCGGAAAACAGTCTGATATATCAGAAATACATTCTGCCCGTCCTGCACTCCCGGATTTCCTGGCAGCTTTTTTCCCCGCAGATTGCATGGCAGGGGCAGATTCTTGATATTCTCGCGCAGATTTACCGTCTGCAGGAGCAGGAGACGGACACGGAGCTTGCCACGCTCCGGCTGCTTCTGAAGCTCTGGGATATTCTTGTCCGGAATCTGGATATCCCGGACGGCGAAAAAGCGCTCGCCCGGCCGGACCACCGCCAGGCAAGGCTTCAGATAATGATGCAGTACATACACGACAATTACCGGACGGAACTCACCCTGGAGCAGATCGCCTCCGCCGCCTCTGTCAGCAAAAGCAGCGCCCTGCAGATTTTCCACTCCGGCATTCATCTTTCCCCCGTGGCGTACCTGATTCAGTACCGCCTGACGCAGGCTGCCGGTCTGCTTTATACAACAAGAAAACCTGTCTCCGCGATTGCCCAGGAAACAGGTTTTGCCAGCGCCGGCTATTTCTGCCGGAAATTTAAAGAACGTTATCAGATGAGCCCGAAGGAATACCGGGCAAAAAAGGTCTGA
- the mgrA gene encoding L-glyceraldehyde 3-phosphate reductase — protein MYTASPGRYQSMPYHRCGNSGLKLPAISLGLWHNFGDTASYDNMKQLCFTAFDNGITHFDLANNYGPAPGSAESNFGRILKENFTAYRDELIISTKAGYDMWEGPYGNWGSRKYLLASLDASLRRMGLEYVDIFYHHRMDPGTPLEETMGALAQAVFSGKALYAGLSNYDGETLERASAILTELHCPFIINQNRYSILDRTIEQNGLKETSARLGKGIIAFSPLAQGMLTGKYLNGIPADSRIRTDGRFLGEAALTEERMSQIRKLNAVAEERGQSLTEMALSWILRDGIVTSVLIGASRPAQILENIRAVQNTSFTEEELRRIDGTIGDRG, from the coding sequence ATGTATACAGCATCGCCCGGACGTTACCAGTCCATGCCTTATCACCGCTGCGGAAACAGTGGGCTGAAGCTGCCGGCAATATCGCTGGGGCTGTGGCACAATTTTGGCGACACGGCTTCTTATGATAATATGAAGCAGCTCTGTTTTACCGCATTTGATAATGGGATTACTCATTTTGACCTGGCAAATAATTACGGTCCTGCTCCGGGCAGCGCGGAGAGCAATTTCGGACGTATTCTGAAAGAAAATTTCACGGCTTACCGCGACGAGCTGATTATCAGCACAAAGGCGGGGTACGATATGTGGGAAGGACCTTACGGAAACTGGGGAAGCCGCAAATATCTGCTGGCGAGTCTGGATGCGAGCCTCAGGCGCATGGGACTGGAGTATGTGGATATTTTCTATCATCACCGCATGGACCCCGGCACCCCGCTGGAAGAGACGATGGGAGCGCTCGCCCAGGCTGTTTTTTCCGGCAAAGCGCTGTATGCGGGGCTTTCTAACTATGACGGGGAAACGCTGGAGCGCGCATCCGCGATTTTGACGGAGCTGCACTGTCCGTTTATCATCAATCAGAACCGGTATTCCATTCTGGACAGGACGATTGAGCAGAACGGATTAAAGGAGACGTCAGCCAGACTGGGAAAGGGAATCATTGCTTTCAGTCCGCTGGCGCAGGGGATGCTCACCGGCAAATATCTGAACGGAATCCCGGCGGACAGCCGTATCCGGACAGACGGGCGGTTCCTTGGGGAAGCGGCGCTCACAGAGGAGCGGATGTCGCAGATACGGAAGCTGAACGCAGTGGCAGAGGAGAGAGGGCAGAGCCTTACGGAAATGGCGCTTAGCTGGATTCTGCGCGACGGCATTGTGACCAGCGTTCTTATCGGCGCATCCAGACCGGCGCAGATTCTGGAAAATATCCGCGCCGTGCAGAATACGTCATTTACGGAGGAAGAGCTGCGCAGGATAGATGGGACGATTGGAGACAGAGGATGA
- a CDS encoding MFS transporter, with translation MKNEYNKTITACFTAYIVQAIVNNFVPLLFLTFQRSYGIPLSQITLLVTFNFGVQLLVDLLSVSFVDKIGYRASMIIAHVLSAAGLALLTILPEVMPTPFAGILIAVMVYAIGGGLLEVLVSPVVEACPSDNKEKTMSMLHSFYCWGHVGVVLLSTAFFQVFGTQNWKVMALLWAIVPACNAFAFTRVPIASLMEEGEKGLTIRELFGIKIFWVLLIMMVCAGASEQAVSQWASTFAEKGLGISKTLGDLAGPMMFAILMGASRAFYGKYGDRINLDKFMIYSSCLCILSYLGVSLLPVPQLSLAACAICGLSVGIMWPGTFSKASAALPRGGTAMFALLALGGDLGCSGGPTLVGMVSSALGDNLKMGILAGIIFPVLLLTGVVLCRKMCR, from the coding sequence ATGAAAAATGAGTATAACAAAACGATTACAGCCTGCTTTACAGCATATATTGTGCAGGCGATCGTAAACAATTTTGTTCCGCTTTTATTTCTGACATTCCAGCGGAGCTACGGGATTCCGCTTTCGCAGATTACGCTGCTGGTGACGTTTAATTTTGGCGTGCAGCTTCTGGTGGATCTGCTTTCGGTAAGCTTCGTTGATAAAATCGGCTACCGTGCGTCCATGATTATTGCACATGTGCTGTCGGCGGCGGGGCTGGCTCTGCTGACCATTCTGCCGGAGGTGATGCCGACGCCGTTTGCCGGCATTCTTATCGCGGTGATGGTCTATGCAATCGGCGGCGGACTGCTGGAGGTTCTGGTGAGTCCGGTGGTGGAAGCATGCCCGTCCGACAACAAGGAAAAGACGATGAGTATGCTGCATTCCTTTTACTGCTGGGGACATGTGGGGGTCGTGCTGCTGTCCACGGCGTTTTTCCAGGTATTCGGCACTCAGAACTGGAAGGTGATGGCGCTGTTGTGGGCGATTGTTCCGGCGTGCAATGCGTTTGCGTTTACGCGGGTTCCGATTGCGAGCCTGATGGAGGAGGGCGAAAAGGGTCTGACGATCAGAGAACTCTTTGGCATCAAAATTTTCTGGGTGCTGCTGATTATGATGGTCTGCGCGGGGGCGAGCGAGCAGGCGGTGAGCCAGTGGGCGTCGACTTTTGCGGAGAAAGGACTGGGTATTTCCAAGACGCTCGGCGACCTGGCGGGACCGATGATGTTTGCCATTCTCATGGGAGCTTCCAGAGCTTTTTACGGGAAGTATGGCGACCGCATCAATCTGGATAAGTTTATGATTTACAGCAGTTGTCTTTGCATTCTTTCCTACCTTGGCGTATCGCTGCTGCCGGTTCCGCAGCTCAGTCTGGCAGCCTGCGCCATCTGCGGGCTTTCCGTGGGTATTATGTGGCCGGGCACCTTCAGCAAGGCGTCGGCGGCTCTGCCGCGGGGCGGGACAGCGATGTTTGCACTGCTTGCGCTTGGCGGAGACCTGGGCTGCTCCGGCGGACCGACGCTGGTCGGCATGGTATCCAGCGCGCTGGGTGACAATCTGAAAATGGGTATTCTGGCAGGCATCATTTTCCCGGTGCTTCTGCTGACGGGCGTTGTGCTCTGCCGGAAGATGTGCAGATAA
- a CDS encoding citrate/2-methylcitrate synthase, which translates to MQDVEMTSIENLKSDWDSLESALLHGHRIDPNLYVEYDVKRGLRDSAGKGVLTGLTEISDVVAYDLVNGRQIPAEGALYYQGINVYDIVKGLQGRKYGFEETVYLLIFGKLPTKQELDMFLGVMSELQELGGRFVRDVVMKASNGNMMNAMQRCVLTLYTYDENPEDISVRNVLRQCLELIAKLPLIAVYSYHAYRHFRKDDTLLIRNPKKGLSLAENILLMLRPDGEYTELEAKVLDIALILHAEHGGGNNSTFTTHVVTSSGTDTYSSVAASIGSLKGPRHGGANLKVQNMFADIKAHISDWTNEGEVADYLRKILNKEAFDRSGLIYGMGHAVYTLSDPREVILKSFAKDLAQEKGMMEEFALYELVERLAGQLVMEQRRLFKNVCANVDFYSGFVYSMLDIPQELFTPIFAIARMPGWSAHRLEELINANKIIRPAYKYVGTHTDFVPVEERV; encoded by the coding sequence ATGCAGGATGTTGAAATGACGAGTATTGAAAATCTGAAAAGTGACTGGGATAGTCTTGAAAGTGCGCTTTTGCACGGACACCGCATCGACCCGAATCTTTATGTCGAGTATGATGTAAAACGGGGTTTGCGTGATTCTGCCGGCAAGGGTGTGCTCACCGGACTGACGGAGATTTCCGACGTAGTGGCGTATGATTTGGTCAACGGACGCCAGATTCCTGCGGAGGGGGCACTGTACTATCAGGGAATTAATGTATATGATATTGTCAAAGGATTGCAGGGACGCAAGTACGGCTTTGAGGAGACGGTTTATCTGCTGATTTTCGGCAAGCTTCCGACAAAGCAGGAGCTGGATATGTTCCTCGGCGTGATGTCCGAGCTGCAGGAGCTGGGCGGTCGTTTTGTGCGCGATGTGGTTATGAAGGCATCCAACGGAAATATGATGAATGCCATGCAGCGCTGCGTACTGACGCTGTATACCTACGATGAAAATCCGGAGGATATCTCCGTGAGAAATGTTCTGCGCCAGTGTCTGGAGCTGATTGCCAAGCTTCCGCTTATTGCGGTTTACTCGTATCATGCCTACCGTCATTTCCGCAAGGACGACACGCTGCTGATACGGAATCCGAAAAAAGGACTGTCACTGGCGGAAAACATCCTTCTGATGCTGCGTCCGGACGGAGAATATACCGAGCTGGAAGCGAAGGTGCTTGATATCGCGCTGATTCTCCATGCCGAGCATGGCGGCGGAAATAACTCCACCTTTACGACGCATGTTGTCACGTCCTCAGGAACTGACACCTATTCTTCCGTGGCGGCTTCTATCGGTTCGCTGAAGGGACCGCGTCACGGCGGCGCCAACCTCAAGGTGCAGAATATGTTTGCCGATATCAAGGCGCATATTTCCGACTGGACCAACGAAGGGGAGGTTGCGGATTATCTGAGAAAGATACTGAATAAAGAAGCCTTCGACAGATCCGGTCTGATTTACGGAATGGGTCATGCCGTATATACGCTGTCCGACCCGCGTGAGGTTATTTTAAAAAGCTTTGCGAAGGACCTGGCGCAGGAAAAGGGCATGATGGAGGAATTTGCCCTCTATGAGCTGGTAGAGCGGCTGGCGGGGCAGCTTGTCATGGAACAGCGCAGGCTTTTCAAGAATGTCTGTGCAAACGTCGATTTCTACAGCGGATTTGTATATTCCATGCTGGACATCCCGCAGGAGCTGTTTACGCCGATTTTTGCAATCGCGCGTATGCCGGGCTGGAGCGCGCACCGGCTGGAAGAGCTGATTAACGCCAACAAGATAATCCGTCCGGCGTACAAATATGTCGGCACCCACACCGATTTTGTGCCGGTAGAAGAGCGCGTGTAA
- a CDS encoding LacI family DNA-binding transcriptional regulator, translating to MGALTIKDIAKICGVSVTTVSRALNNYPGINQETKDKIMEVVREKQFIPNNSARNLKKLENHSIAVLVKGVGNPFFQPMIATLEKFVHKQKYTFILQSVNDNEDEIEVASQLSLEKKPKGIVFLGGYFKHTEAKLRQLDLPCVICAVGSIDEKSSNVCSSVHVDDIRESYRIVDYLCKAGHKRIAIFAATREDKSISALRLEGYRRALADNGLPVCEELIRYSNEGENIYSMERGYHDMKKLLKERDDFTAIYAISDNMAMGICRALKEAGKRIPDDYSVAGFDGLDMSSYYIPTITTVKQPVREMAEAAAEILFDTIENGRGVQHRTFEGEMLIRESSRAIN from the coding sequence ATGGGGGCTTTGACAATTAAGGATATTGCGAAAATTTGCGGGGTAAGTGTTACCACGGTGTCGAGAGCGCTGAATAATTATCCGGGTATCAATCAGGAGACGAAGGATAAGATTATGGAGGTCGTCCGTGAAAAGCAGTTTATACCGAATAACAGCGCGCGAAATCTGAAAAAGCTTGAGAATCATTCCATTGCCGTTCTGGTAAAGGGGGTAGGAAACCCGTTTTTCCAGCCGATGATTGCGACGCTGGAAAAATTTGTACATAAGCAGAAATATACGTTTATTTTGCAGAGCGTCAATGATAATGAGGATGAAATAGAGGTGGCTTCCCAGCTCAGTCTGGAGAAAAAGCCGAAGGGGATTGTTTTTCTCGGCGGTTACTTTAAGCATACGGAGGCGAAGCTGCGGCAGCTCGACCTCCCCTGCGTCATCTGCGCGGTCGGAAGCATTGATGAAAAGAGCAGCAATGTCTGCTCCTCCGTGCATGTGGATGATATCCGGGAGAGTTACCGGATCGTAGATTATCTCTGCAAGGCGGGGCATAAGCGGATCGCTATTTTTGCCGCCACGCGGGAGGATAAAAGTATCAGTGCGCTCCGCCTGGAGGGATACCGCCGGGCGCTGGCGGACAATGGGCTGCCGGTGTGCGAGGAGCTGATCCGCTACAGCAATGAGGGCGAAAATATTTATTCGATGGAGCGCGGCTACCATGATATGAAGAAGCTGCTGAAAGAGCGGGATGATTTCACCGCGATCTATGCGATTTCGGATAATATGGCGATGGGAATCTGCCGGGCGCTGAAGGAAGCGGGGAAACGTATTCCGGACGATTATTCCGTGGCGGGCTTTGACGGTCTGGATATGTCGTCGTATTATATCCCGACCATCACGACGGTGAAGCAGCCGGTCCGCGAAATGGCGGAGGCGGCAGCGGAGATTCTGTTCGACACGATAGAAAACGGACGCGGCGTCCAGCATCGCACGTTTGAGGGCGAGATGCTGATACGCGAGTCTTCCAGAGCGATTAATTAA
- a CDS encoding DegV family protein, which translates to MRTAILTDTNSGISLEKAEELGIFIIPMPVVIGEDTYLEYKSITHDDLYRAMRRHLDISSSQPSPGFVTDLWNSILASGYDEIVYIPMSSGLSGSCHNAAALAEDYGGRVYVADNHRISVTLETSVLDAKYMADCGLTGREIKDRLERHAYDASIYISVDSLEYLKKGGRITPAAAAFATVINLKPVLTIQGDKLDSFAKMRGMKLCEKKMIEALQNDIRTRFSDIPHGQLVVATAGTFENPADAESWRQAVQDAFPDYNIRYSPLSCSIACHTGINAAGAGVVRIEKR; encoded by the coding sequence ATGCGAACCGCCATTTTAACCGATACCAACAGCGGTATTTCCCTGGAAAAAGCAGAAGAACTGGGCATTTTTATCATTCCCATGCCCGTTGTCATCGGAGAGGATACGTATCTGGAATATAAAAGCATCACGCACGATGATTTATACCGCGCCATGCGCCGTCATCTGGATATTTCCTCCTCCCAGCCCTCGCCCGGTTTTGTGACGGATCTCTGGAATTCCATCCTTGCATCGGGCTACGACGAGATTGTCTATATTCCCATGTCCAGCGGACTGAGCGGCTCCTGCCACAATGCCGCCGCGCTCGCAGAGGATTACGGCGGAAGGGTTTACGTTGCGGACAATCACCGCATTTCTGTCACTCTGGAAACGTCGGTTCTCGATGCAAAATATATGGCGGACTGCGGGCTGACCGGCAGAGAAATCAAAGACCGGCTGGAGCGGCACGCATACGACGCCAGCATCTACATCAGCGTGGATTCTCTGGAGTATCTGAAAAAAGGCGGCAGAATCACTCCCGCCGCCGCTGCTTTTGCAACGGTCATCAACCTGAAGCCCGTGCTCACCATCCAGGGCGACAAGCTGGATTCCTTTGCCAAAATGCGCGGGATGAAATTATGCGAAAAGAAAATGATTGAAGCGTTGCAGAACGATATCCGGACACGTTTTTCCGATATCCCGCACGGGCAGCTCGTCGTGGCGACCGCCGGAACCTTCGAAAATCCCGCGGATGCCGAAAGCTGGCGGCAGGCTGTGCAGGATGCCTTCCCGGATTACAATATCCGCTACAGTCCGCTCTCCTGCAGCATCGCCTGCCATACCGGAATCAATGCCGCCGGCGCTGGCGTGGTAAGAATTGAAAAACGGTAG
- a CDS encoding alanine/glycine:cation symporter family protein has translation MIEVITNVNSFVNGLVWGWPALVLLGFVGVLMTCMTKFFQISHFGHWMKHTIGAIFGDKHVTKHTQDHSISQFQSLCTALAATVGTGNIVGVAGAIAVGGPGAVFWMWLIAFFGMMTNYSENVLGILYRRKNTKGEWAGGAMYYLRDGLGSKKGCKTIGVVLAALFSCFCLLASFGIGNMSQVNSMVTNVYTAFHIPQIVTGIILFVAVAAVVLGGLKRIASITEKIVPFMVIIYLLGTLVIIIMHAGTIPAVFASIFQGAFALKSAAGGVVGAGIAMAMQMGFKRGVFSNEAGLGSSVMVHSSSNVKEPVRQGMWGIFEVFADTIVVCTLTALTILSSGAIDLTTGAMTEAAEAVGSSSLMSYAFEQTFGRPGAWFIAIAILLFAYSTVLGWSHYGSTACQYLFGEKSVTVYRIIFVIIVLAGSVMEAQLAWDISDTFNGMMMIPNLIGVLVLSPVVMKCTKNYVDRRIRGKKVKPMLSMFEDIQAEQERSLSEDD, from the coding sequence ATGATTGAGGTAATTACCAATGTGAACAGTTTTGTAAACGGTCTTGTCTGGGGATGGCCGGCGCTGGTGCTTCTGGGCTTTGTCGGCGTGCTGATGACGTGTATGACCAAATTTTTCCAGATATCCCATTTCGGGCACTGGATGAAGCATACCATCGGTGCGATTTTCGGTGATAAGCACGTAACAAAGCACACGCAGGACCATTCGATATCGCAGTTCCAGTCGCTGTGTACCGCGCTGGCGGCCACGGTCGGCACCGGAAATATCGTCGGTGTGGCAGGCGCGATTGCAGTTGGCGGTCCGGGCGCGGTGTTCTGGATGTGGCTGATTGCTTTCTTCGGAATGATGACCAACTATTCTGAGAACGTGCTTGGTATCCTGTACAGACGGAAAAATACAAAAGGTGAATGGGCAGGCGGCGCCATGTATTATCTGCGCGACGGTCTGGGCAGCAAAAAGGGCTGCAAAACCATCGGCGTGGTTCTTGCCGCTCTGTTTTCCTGCTTCTGTCTGCTGGCGTCCTTCGGAATCGGAAACATGAGCCAGGTAAACAGTATGGTAACCAATGTATACACGGCATTCCATATTCCGCAGATCGTAACGGGAATTATCCTGTTTGTAGCGGTAGCGGCGGTAGTGCTTGGAGGTCTGAAGCGCATTGCCTCCATCACAGAGAAAATCGTACCGTTTATGGTAATCATTTATCTGTTAGGCACACTGGTTATTATTATTATGCACGCGGGTACGATTCCGGCAGTGTTTGCATCTATCTTCCAGGGAGCCTTCGCACTGAAGTCGGCTGCCGGCGGTGTGGTCGGCGCAGGTATTGCGATGGCGATGCAGATGGGCTTCAAGCGCGGTGTATTTTCGAACGAAGCCGGTCTTGGTTCTTCTGTTATGGTGCATTCCAGCTCCAACGTAAAGGAGCCGGTGCGCCAGGGAATGTGGGGCATTTTTGAGGTGTTTGCCGATACGATTGTTGTCTGCACACTGACGGCGCTGACTATTTTAAGCTCCGGCGCCATTGATCTGACGACGGGTGCCATGACGGAGGCGGCGGAGGCAGTCGGCTCCAGCTCTCTTATGAGTTATGCTTTTGAGCAGACCTTCGGACGTCCGGGCGCATGGTTTATTGCGATTGCGATTCTGCTGTTTGCATACTCCACGGTACTTGGCTGGAGCCACTACGGTTCGACTGCCTGCCAGTATCTGTTCGGGGAAAAATCCGTTACGGTATACCGCATCATTTTTGTGATTATCGTGCTGGCGGGTTCTGTTATGGAAGCGCAGCTTGCATGGGATATTTCTGATACCTTCAACGGAATGATGATGATTCCGAACCTTATCGGCGTGCTTGTTCTGTCGCCGGTCGTAATGAAATGCACAAAGAACTATGTGGACCGCCGTATACGCGGCAAAAAGGTAAAACCGATGCTTTCCATGTTCGAAGATATCCAGGCGGAGCAGGAGCGGTCACTCTCTGAAGATGACTGA